A region from the Pirellulales bacterium genome encodes:
- a CDS encoding amidohydrolase family protein, producing the protein MNSPDAREFALNPADYGLPTRDDLVKLRIWDMHYHGFMNAGIRSHEENLFYVERMGIERMLALDIAGSAADPLGTTLPDEKKKEVREYLENHSDRVSGLIPIDPSKPLESCRKIEEWVAQGPCIGIKYYGGNPGGVACSHRDNDAIVRLAAELQAVIYIHTWLKVGGKPRRPGGDNVPGESTPMDVALLAERFPDVPLVCGHSGGDWELGVRAVRPHENVLIEFSGSDPHSGQVDFTIRQMGAGRLVWGGHGPSRSYSTELSKVLDADLTHDERLQIFGGNLRRIAAPIFRQKGYKL; encoded by the coding sequence TCGTGAATTTGCCTTGAATCCGGCCGATTACGGCCTGCCGACGCGCGACGATCTGGTAAAGCTGCGGATCTGGGACATGCACTACCACGGCTTCATGAATGCGGGCATTCGCTCGCACGAAGAGAACCTGTTTTATGTCGAGCGGATGGGGATCGAGCGGATGCTTGCGCTCGACATCGCCGGCTCGGCGGCCGATCCGCTGGGGACGACCCTTCCCGACGAGAAGAAGAAAGAGGTCCGCGAGTACTTGGAAAACCACTCCGATCGAGTCTCTGGATTGATTCCCATCGACCCCTCAAAGCCTCTCGAAAGCTGCCGCAAGATCGAGGAGTGGGTGGCCCAAGGGCCGTGCATCGGCATCAAGTATTACGGCGGAAACCCGGGGGGCGTCGCCTGCAGCCATCGCGACAACGACGCGATCGTTCGCCTGGCCGCCGAGTTGCAGGCCGTGATTTACATCCACACCTGGCTCAAAGTCGGCGGCAAGCCGCGCCGGCCTGGCGGCGACAACGTGCCCGGCGAATCGACCCCCATGGATGTGGCGCTGTTGGCCGAGCGATTTCCCGACGTGCCGCTCGTTTGCGGGCATTCCGGCGGCGACTGGGAGTTGGGAGTCCGCGCGGTGCGGCCGCACGAGAACGTATTGATCGAGTTCAGCGGCTCCGACCCGCACTCGGGCCAGGTCGACTTCACGATCCGCCAGATGGGCGCCGGCCGGCTGGTGTGGGGCGGGCACGGGCCGTCACGTTCTTATTCGACGGAGCTTTCCAAGGTTTTGGATGCCGACCTCACGCACGACGAGCGGCTGCAGATTTTCGGCGGCAACCTGAGGCGCATCGCCGCTCCCATTTTCCGCCAAAAAGGCTATAAGCTGTAA